AAAGAGTCTTTTAGTGAGATTTTGGAAAGTTGTGGTTTCGTGGTTGAAAAGGTTGAGGCTTTGGAAAAGATTGTTGGACTTGGCTCAACGTATTTCGGTCTCGACAAGGCAGATGAGCAGTTTGACTACGTTGTCAATGGCCCTCTGACTGCCTCAATTGTAACGGAAGAATTGAGAGTCAAAGGAAGAGAATATTTCAAGGAAGAGTGGCACAATGCTGCAGTGGATGGCAAGGTTGAGGTATCTGATATTCTCTACGTCTATATCGCCAGGAAGATTTGATATACGAGTGTTCCTGAATATCTTTAAATCTATCTCACATTTTCGCCTTGACTTTCTGAGCCTTTGGTTCAACGGGCATCCTTGGATGATCACCAGCGAGCTTCAACCCAGTCACTCTCTccagctcatcaacagcctcgaATGCTCGACCAAGGTTCACCTTGATTGTTTGCAGCCCTTGTCTGCGTGCTTCCTTCAAATTCTCCCCGATGTCATCGAGAAAAGTTACTTCCTCTGCCTTGATACCAACCTCCCAGCTCAAGCTTTTTCCCCGAGCTGAATGAGCATTGGCTTTCGCGAATTCGTTTACTCGGTCGAGAGCAAGCTTATACATGGCCGGATCTGGCTTTCGGATTCCAACATGGGCGGAAGAAATGAAGACATCAAATATCTGCCGCACAGGCTCGTCAAAGAAATGGTCAAGGTGGAGCTTATGGCCAGGCGGAAAGATGACGGTATTACTCAGAGCTGCGAGAATGAATCGCCCATCCTCCTTCAGCTTTTTCAATGCTGGGAACATCCATGGGTCGGGGTTGTTAGAAACCGTCATCATCTCGTTGAAAAGCCATTCTGCATCGACTGAAGGAACTGGAGGGGTTTCCTTTGGGAGACTGGGATTTTTGCTTTGCTCTCGCTTGTAGAAGGTCTCCCATCTAATGGGATCATGAAGGTCTTGACTGAAACCTCTGAAGAATTCTTCATTCATCTCGATTTCTCCTTTTTCCAATCGATGCCAGAAGCCATTGGGGGCAGTCCTGGATATTGAATAGTTGACCCACCCTGGAGGGATCCCCAGGCTTAACTCATAGTCGAGGATTGCTTGGAAAGGGGAAACGACCTGGAGGAGTCAGTAATTATGTATGCGGGATAGATGACTACATGTCTAGAGTCGAGAAGTCCAGAGGATTGAGAAGCAAAGTGCAATTGGCGGTAAACATCATGTCTTGAATCACTTACACAGACACCCCCTATATCGAACAACAGAACTTTGGGCTTAGACTCTGACATTATATCCGATTTGACAGATGGGAAGGGCTGGGCTTGTATAAATGTGACCCCAGAGTGAATATAAGAAACTGAAATATGTAAGAACTCAACCATCTAACTACTACTCGACATATTCTTGCGATCTTCTATCCCAATAAAGACTCCACCGAGGCTTGGGGTATCCGAGGAGCCTCGGCAGATCCCCCATCTAGGTTGGCGTCTGGGGGAGACAAGATAAGATAAGTATCCAGGCACGTGACTGATACTCTCGTCCCCAACCCAGGTCCAAACTGGAGCAAATGAAGCTAAGCGATTTCGGGCGATTAGGGCTATATGAAAATATCCCCCACCATCGAGAATTTACGGCTTATTCCTCTCTCAGCACCAACTTTCCAAACTTCAACACTCAAGTCGTCGTTGAGCAAATACCGTCAAGATGGTAAGTTAAGGCCTATCGCAAGGGAATATCTTCGCCGAAGAACTCCCTTGGtgttttttttcttttacgGCAGAAATGCCAATTGCTCTGAAAGAGTCACCGCAAGTTGCTTCggaaggagaagagcatcTGAAGCGCAAATTGCTGACTCGGGGATTTTGTGATAGGTTTTCCACAAGTTGGTGAAGAACAGCGCGTACTACAGGTGAGTTTACACTAGGTTTCTCTCCAACTAGAGAAATTGCTGACAATCTCGTAGCCGCTACCAGACCAAGTACAAGCGCCGCCAGCAGGGCAAGACCGATTACTACGCCCGAAAGCGCCTCATCACccaggccaagaacaagtaCAATGCTCCCAAGTACCGCCTGGTCGTCCGCTTCACCAACAAGGACATCATCTGCCAGATCGTGACCTCTGAGATCTCTGGCGACAAGGTCTTCGTCTCTGCCTACTCGCACGAGCTCAAGGCCTACGGTATCGAGCACGGTCTCACCAACTGGGCCGCCGCTTACGCTACCGGTCTCCTCATCGCCCGCCGTgccctcaagaagcttggcctcgACGAGGACTTCACTGGTGTCGAGGAGGCTGACGGTGAGTTCAAGCTCACTGAGGCCGCCGAGACCGATGATGGCGAGCGCCGCCCCTTCAAGGTCTTCCTCGATGTTGGTCTGAAGCGAACCTCCACTGGTGCCCGTGTCTTCGGTGCCATGAAGGGCGCCTCTGACGGTGGTATCCTTGTCCCCCACTCCGAGAAGCGATTCCCCGGTTACGACATGGAGACCAAGGAGCTCGATGCTGACACCCTCCGAAACTACATCTTCGGCGGCCACGTCGCTGAGTACATGGAGACCCTCgccgacgacgatgaggagcGATTCCGCAGTCAGTTCCAGAAGTACGTCGACGACGACGTCGAGGCTGAGGGTCTTGAGGACCTCTACACTGAGGCTCACGCCGCCATCCGTGAGGACCCCttcaagaaggccgagagCGATGCTcccaagaagaccaaggaggagtggaaggagatctccaagaagtacaagaccaagaagctcaccaaggaggagaaggagcAGCGCGTACAGGAGCGTATCCAggagcttctccagcaggAGTAAAAAGTTGCTTTATCTCATCAGGTCATGGGCATTTGAGGATTGTTAACCTTGGCATTGGGTTTGGAGTTTCGAGGAAAGGAAAGGTCCGTAAACAGGATCACATGAATGAATTACCAAAAAGATACCTTCCAGCCAAATTCCATAGTTGTGGTGAACGGGCATCTCATTACTCCAACTGTTTAATGCTTGCCATGCGTAGTCCTTGTGTTTTATGTGTGCGCGTGTGTGCGAAAATCGAGAGGAACCCTTACCCTTGGCGGGCCTAGCGTGGCAGCTGCAGGATTAGTGTGAGTCTTATTTTCAGGGCTGAATCTTGGCCATGAACCTCAGCACTCCGATCCAGTTGAGAGGGCTCTTGTGGTTATACGACATGGTCAGCACTTGATATGACTGTCAGCAATTGGCGTTATTGCGTATCACTTGGTACCATTGACAGAATTGACAACCGAAGAAGATAATGGAACCCATCCGATTTCCGTATAATAATCTTGTGAAGTTCCGAAGTTAATGTCTAATAGAGTTGATACCGGTAAGCCGTTGGCAGTATTAGGTTCCTTCCGGATATCTCGGATTTCCTATATGTATAATATCGCACTTATTGAGGTATACGGAATTTGATTCTGAAGAAAACTAGACTGACTGACTGCTCGATTGCTCGGAAAAGAGCCCAAATTCAGAGATGTCTGTTCGGAAATGGTCATGATGTGGTAAATACACTAGATCCGGCCATGCTGGTTGAGATTCAATAACAGCGGACTGAGCATTATTTCGAGAGTCATCTCCCCTCCTCGTGAATGGCAAATTTGGGGCCCGCCTTTCGCTCTCGGAGAAGGTCATGATTCCGCGGCCGAGAGCATCATTCAGTCTATTCCAGTCTGTGCGATTAGTGACGATTTTGGTCAATGTGGCGCGTGCTGAGTGTGTGAGAGGGGGTCGGACGTAACGTTATAGAAACTCCCGTCGCAGTTGGTGTCGGATCGGATGGACCCGGTGGGTTCCTCAACTGATGCAATCGAGGGAAATGAAGATCGGATATATCCTACGATGTCAACCCTGCTCTACAGCACAGCAAATGTCTGAAGACGACTGCTGCGTGCGAGGAAAAGGGAGACTGGCACACGATGTCTAAAGGGTTGAGTAAACACTTTCGGCACAGGCCAGGGCATAACTCGGCATCTCTGAATATAATTTCCttcccttttttttttttttttttttttttggacTGATGCCTATTTCTTGACTCCCTTGAAAGATGTTGTGCGACCAAGAACTCTAATGACATCGTTTGCCAAGTAATGGAGGGCCCAGTACTGCAGGAGACTCGAATCTCAGGGCACAACCGACCTGACTAGGTACCTCCTAGGCAATGAAATATGACGCCGGATTTTCGGACTCTGGAACAAAGCTCATCATAACCAATTCTGGTAACGCCTGTTGCAGGAATTGAGTGGTTGTGAGAGAGGGGTGACGTCTTTTGTTTGCTCTTTTGCTCATGATGGGCTGAGCCGAAGGTTGCATGCAATGAACAAGGGTTTATCTTGACCTCGTGCAACGACTATCATGAATCAATTCAATCATTATTCCGCTGAGGATTTATACAGCAGTTGGACCAGAGTATAATACTCAACTTGCTCAGTTAGCTGGCAGGCTCAGAGCCCGCTTACACCCACATGGATCCCTACATCATTGAAATAACCGCGCTCTGCACTGACGTCCATTTTGATACTAAACTTCCGTGCCCGGGTTAGAGGGCCCCGATACAACCGGGGGTACGGTCGGCTCGGTACATGCGGGCGGGTAGGGGAATGAGAGGTAAGGTAAAGGTACATGTACCGATACAAACAAATTACCCTTACGATTGCTTCCTGGGCTGTTGAACTCAATGCCTCCTTTACCCGTTACAAGGCGTGGCGATGAGGCGATGTTCATCTCATTGTATCCCTGAGTGAGACTCGAGATTCAGCTCGAGACAGAGCGCGCTATTCAGCGTCACTTGTATCATAGGACCTCCATGTATTATGGGCATTACAAATTTCGTCGGACCCTGAATTGCAAGTGACTTGGCTGTCATCCGTAGGCGAAGTAGTCTTGATCAGCAAACAGGGTTCGGGCTTTTGCCTCTTGGTCAGCAGCATAGTAATAAGACTAACTCAGATGAAATGTCTTTTGCCTCACCGACCGCCGCCGCCTTGTATTGTTTCAAACAACTTACCTACTAACCTACCTTATGCTATTGCACTGGACTGTGCCTTATTTCAACTGCTCGTGACAAACCCCTACCCCGCTATTGGACTGGATGTTGTCATAATTCTCCCCCGACATTTCCACTTTGTATGGAGatacaacacaacacaacataTTCATCACTTGCTCCCATTTCTATCTCAATCTCCTCTTTCATCCTCCGTCGTCATTGCTCCAAATCCAGGTCGAGACCACCCTCGTGCATAGTCCAGACCAAGCCAACCTTAGCAGGTACCTCTCGGAAGCCCACATAAAGTACATGTACTTTGCGAACCGCTACCGGTACTCTACTGTATTTGACTACCATAGTCTAGCTCTTAACTATACCTCATTCAGCCCGTCTCCAGGATTCGCTAGCCATCCATACCTTACCTTTACTCCGGGCTAGAGCCATCGATGGCATCCATCCCAACACTACCACCTCACTAATCACTATCTCTCTGGTCGATTCTCTCCTCTTTCATTACTCATTACTCATTACTCATTCACCCTTCACCCGTCACCTCCTCCAGTTCGGCTTTTATAAACACTGTTAAAACTTGTATAagttctcatcatcattatctCGTTCACATCTTCGACAGCCGTCTCGGCTCCCCTCCCACTATGGAGCAGGTTCATGGCGTTGATGTCAGCTGGATGACCCATGGTGCTTCGAAAGGCATGTTTCCCAGTCGCCACTCGCCCAAACTCCAAAACGCGCATCGCGTCTTTTGTTCTGGCGCTATAGACCAAGACCCAGAGCTAACATTGTAAACAGATAAAGCAGCCAGGAATTCACCGCCCACCAAAACTCCCTCAGCAGCTCTTCCAAGACAGATCCCTGGTGCAAACTCTAGACCGAAGTCGCCGGCTTCGGCTCCCACAGATAATGCCTCCGTAGACTCCAATATCTCGACCAATGGCCAGTCCACGACTCCAAATGGCTCCTCAGCTACAAAACGAATTTCGCGCTCCAATTCTATAGATAAACAGACTCCTCCTGGCACATCGCCTCACCGTCGCAATTCATGGTTCTCCAATATCTCTGCCAAATTCTCTTCCTCTAATACACCGCCAGCCGGTCCTCCTTCGCCCGCTCCCATACCAGAATCGTCGCCCGCACCACCGTCAGACCCCGTCCCTCCCAAGTTGCCACATACGAAGAACGCCGTGCTACCCCATGCTGCGAAACCCGATGGCGATGGCCCTTATATACCAGCTCCGCCCAGGAGTGGACAGCCCGGCTTCTTGGGCATGTTCCGGCGCCTGTCTTCTTCTAACAATGGGGCTCTTTCACAAAGCGGAAAACTTGGCCATGGTCTTGTCGACAGGGTGGTTCTGAATGTCGACCAAAGTCGAGAAAGATGTCCTATATCGGAGCTCTCTTGTGCCAAACTTAGAAGAGTCGCATTCTGtgtggatgttgagattgcGCCTCAGCCGAAATATGCTGATCACGATTCTTCATTACCTAAAACAACCGACAAGACTCAGAAAAAGAAGTTGACCGAGAAGGGTGAGGGGGAGGCCCTTAAGAACCCAAAGGCTGTGGAAGAGCAGAAGGAAACCAACGGAGAAGTCAAGGCTACAGGAGAAACATTGCCAAAGGAACCCGAGAAGGAAGGGACTGAAGCACCTCAACAAGTTAGGGAAGTGGCCAATGGCAGTCTAACTCCTGTGTCAGAGAAAAAGGAggaaaacaccaagaagaaggaaaagaagaagaagagcgagGAAGAGCGAAAGGCCagaaaggagaagaagcgaaaacTGGCCGAAGCCAACGGATCCATTCCCATGGAAATTCATTATGACAGCAGTGATGACTCGGCCAAAACAAAAACGCCGCCCAATGGTCCCGAGACCAACAAGCCTCAGACGGCACCTACCACGAACCCTGTGCGAGTATACCGAAGATGCTGCCAGCTTCGCGAAACGCCAATTCTGAAAAAGATTACTGAGCAACTCACCGATACGGCCAACTACAATGCCTCGACTGGCACGGTTAACAAACTTGATCTAACAGATTATTGGCTCCAATTACCGGATCTTATCACTCTCGGAGATTACCTTGCATTGTCCCTGTGAGGGAATACTTTTAGAAAACAGCGGGCTTGGCGACGAAGGTCTACGAGTTATCCTAGCCGGTCTGCTCGCAGCC
This DNA window, taken from Fusarium oxysporum f. sp. lycopersici 4287 chromosome 7, whole genome shotgun sequence, encodes the following:
- a CDS encoding microsomal epoxide hydrolase, which gives rise to MNEEFFRGFSQDLHDPIRWETFYKREQSKNPSLPKETPPVPSVDAEWLFNEMMTVSNNPDPWMFPALKKLKEDGRFILAALSNTVIFPPGHKLHLDHFFDEPVRQIFDVFISSAHVGIRKPDPAMYKLALDRVNEFAKANAHSARGKSLSWEVGIKAEEVTFLDDIGENLKEARRQGLQTIKVNLGRAFEAVDELERVTGLKLAGDHPRMPVEPKAQKVKAKM
- a CDS encoding 60S ribosomal protein L5, with protein sequence MVFHKLVKNSAYYSRYQTKYKRRQQGKTDYYARKRLITQAKNKYNAPKYRLVVRFTNKDIICQIVTSEISGDKVFVSAYSHELKAYGIEHGLTNWAAAYATGLLIARRALKKLGLDEDFTGVEEADGEFKLTEAAETDDGERRPFKVFLDVGLKRTSTGARVFGAMKGASDGGILVPHSEKRFPGYDMETKELDADTLRNYIFGGHVAEYMETLADDDEERFRSQFQKYVDDDVEAEGLEDLYTEAHAAIREDPFKKAESDAPKKTKEEWKEISKKYKTKKLTKEEKEQRVQERIQELLQQE
- a CDS encoding microsomal epoxide hydrolase, with translation MVEFLHISVSYIHSGVTFIQAQPFPSVKSDIMSESKPKVLLFDIGGVCVVSPFQAILDYELSLGIPPGWVNYSISRTAPNGFWHRLEKGEIEMNEEFFRGFSQDLHDPIRWETFYKREQSKNPSLPKETPPVPSVDAEWLFNEMMTVSNNPDPWMFPALKKLKEDGRFILAALSNTVIFPPGHKLHLDHFFDEPVRQIFDVFISSAHVGIRKPDPAMYKLALDRVNEFAKANAHSARGKSLSWEVGIKAEEVTFLDDIGENLKEARRQGLQTIKVNLGRAFEAVDELERVTGLKLAGDHPRMPVEPKAQKVKAKM